Proteins from a genomic interval of Quercus robur chromosome 9, dhQueRobu3.1, whole genome shotgun sequence:
- the LOC126700542 gene encoding putative wall-associated receptor kinase-like 16, translating to MALRGMLLQQLLLLLGLIILAASQPTSNCKRSCGNVGIPYPFGTEEGCYLDKSFLITCDTNTSKSKPLLRSSNVTVLNISLDGELRVSYSIARDCYNESGVRASETYSGLNLTKFAISFKKNKFTAVGCDTVALIQGFGEKDYATGCISLCDNADSVDDGSCSGIGCCQTSIPAGVSDFFVGLGSLKNHSAVLNFNPCSFGFVVEETAYNFSSSDLKNLGNTDTVPVVLDWAVGNETCQKAKRNSASYACKAENSTCYESNNGPGYRCKCSPGFQGNPYLPHGCLDIDECKTSNPCYKDCYNFDGGFKCYCPKGYEGDAMKNGTGCHPKVSQSRNVIIALCISVGLLLLFVGGSWIYWGLKKRKLIKLREKFFKQNGGLLLQQKLSNRKGSIETGKIYNAEELKKATNNYDESRVLGQGGYGTVYKGLLPDNKVIAIKKSKFGNQTQIEQFVNEIIVLTHINHRNVVKLLGCCLETEVPLLVYEFITKGTLSEHIHDKGLSSLLSWEKRLKIAAETAGALAYLHSATSVPIIHRDVKAANILLDDNFTAKVSDFGASRLVPLDQTQLNTLVQGTFGYLDPEYFHTSQLTEKSDVYSFGVVLAELLTGKMALSFDRPEIDRNLAMFFISAMKDDRLVQILEDHIVNEDNIEQLKEVANLAKRCLKVTGEDRPSMKEVAMELEGFVIMEKHPWRNASVYIEETEYLLGAPTKSFSIDVGPSCSSSTVAGYDSMRNEALKPLDDGR from the exons GCGCAGTAGTAATGTAACTGTCCTCAACATATCACTGGATGGTGAACTGCGAGTCTCATACTCCATAGCTCGTGACTGCTACAATGAATCGGGAGTTCGTGCCAGTGAAACATATTCTGGGCTCAACTTGACAAAGTTTGCTATCTCATTCAAGAAGAACAAGTTCACCGCAGTCGGTTGTGACACAGTGGCGCTTATTCAAGGTTTTGGGGAAAAGGACTACGCAACTGGATGCATATCACTCTGTGACAACGCTGATAGTGTGGATGACGGGTCTTGCTCTGGCATAGGTTGTTGCCAGACTTCTATCCCAGCAGGTGTATCAGATTTTTTTGTGGGTCTTGGGAGCCTTAAAAACCACTCTGCAGTACTCAACTTCAATCCATGTTCTTTCGGTTTTGTAGTGGAAGAAACAGCATACAACTTTTCCTCTTCTGATCTTAAAAATTTAGGGAATACAGACACTGTTCCAGTGGTGCTTGATTGGGCAGTTGGAAATGAGACATGTCAAAAAGCTAAGAGAAATTCAGCAAGCTATGCATGTAAAGCAGAAAATAGTACATGTTATGAATCCAACAATGGTCCTGGGTATCGTTGCAAGTGCTCCCCTGGCTTTCAAGGGAACCCATACCTCCCTCATGGTTGCCTAG ATATTGATGAGTGCAAAACTTCAAACCCGTGCTATAAAGATTGCTATAACTTTGATGGGGGTTTCAAATGCTACTGTCCAAAGGGATACGAAGGCGATGCAATGAAAAACGGAACGGGTTGCCATCCTAAAGTTAGCCAATCCAGGAATGTCATTATTGCACTAT GCATCAGCGTTGGCCTTTTACTATTGTTTGTGGGAGGCTCTTGGATATACTGGGGactgaaaaaaagaaagctcATCAAGCTCAGAGAAAAATTCTTCAAACAAAATGGTGGCTTATTGTTACAACAGAAACTATCTAATCGTAAAGGGTCTATAGAAACAGGCAAAATTTATAATGCAGAAGAGCTCAAAAAGGCCACCAACAACTACGATGAAAGTAGAGTCCTTGGTCAAGGAGGCTATGGAACAGTTTATAAAGGATTATTACCAGATAACAAAGTGATTGCTATTAAGAAGTCCAAATTTGGTAATCAAACCCAGATCGAGCAATTCGTAAATGAGATTATTGTGCTTACCCATATTAACCATAGGAATGTGGTTAAGCTATTAGGTTGTTGTTTAGAAACAGAAGTGCCCTTACTAGTTTATGAATTCATTACAAAAGGGACCCTTTCTGAACACATTCATGATAAAGGCTTATCATCTTTACTTTCTTGGGAAAAACGTTTGAAGATTGCTGCAGAAACTGCAGGAGCACTTGCATACTTGCATTCTGCAACTTCTGTGCCAATTATACATAGAGATGTCAAAGCTGCAAATATATTGTTAGATGATAATTTCACAGCAAAAGTATCTGACTTTGGAGCTTCCAGACTGGTTCCTCTAGATCAAACACAGTTAAACACTTTGGTGCAAGGAACTTTTGGATACTTGGACCCGGAATACTTCCATACTAGCCAGCTAACAGAGAAAAGTGATGTGTACAGTTTTGGTGTTGTTTTGGCAGAGCTTTTGACTGGTAAGATGGCACTTTCATTCGATAGGCCTGAAATTGACAGAAATTTAGCAATGTTCTTTATTTCTGCTATGAAAGATGATCGCCTAGTTCAAATTCTTGAAGATCATATTGTTAATGAGGATAATATTGAGCAACTAAAGGAGGTTGCTAATCTTGCAAAAAGGTGTTTAAAGGTGACAGGCGAGGATAGGCCTTCTATGAAGGAAGTGGCAATGGAATTGGAGGGGTTTGTTATCATGGAAAAACATCCTTGGAGAAATGCTAGTGTCTATATAGAAGAGACTGAGTACTTGCTCGGTGCACCTACTAAATCATTTAGTATTGATGTTGGTCCAAGTTGTTCTTCCAGTACAGTTGCTGGGTATGATAGCATGAGAAATGAAGCATTGAAGCCATTGGATGATGGGAGATAA